The genomic window CTATCCAATAATTTCAACTGTTGCTGATGTTATACCGTATGATGGTACGGCACTGTTTGGCATTGCCACGTCAATTTGTTGTGGGTTTGAATAGGCAAATGTACCTGTATCATTAACAGTTCTATACCACACGTCCCCTTGTGCAGTAGTAATTTTTACACGTGTTCCTCGAGGAAGCACGCTAAGGTTAGCGGCAATACCGTCATAACCCATATTTGAACCTAATACAGCTGGATCATAGAAACTTACTTTAAATGTTCCAACCGATTGAGTAGTTGTAGCTGGTTGTGCTGTTTGTTGTACTTGTGCAGTTTGTTCTGCAGGTTGTTCGACAGTTTGAGCAACTGGTTGTGGGGTTGCTTCTTGAACTGGTTGAACTTCTGGTTCTGGTTGAGTAGCGGCGACATCTTTCATCTTGAAATCTTTCTCACTACCCTTGATGCCAGGCATGAATTCTTTCTTACCTGGTAACGAAACTTTTTTATTTAATTTGATTTCGTCTTTATCAGTATTTAAATGGTTCCCCTTAATAGCATCTGAAATACTTACAGTGCTTTCTACGTGATCTCCTTTGTCAGCGTCTGCATATACATTAGCTGTATATCCAGTCAAACTAACGAACATTAATCCTGTAAAAAATAAGGTTTCTAATTTAAATTGCTTAATCAAATAATCCCTCCGATGTGTTTGAACAACAGAGAGAACTATACAAGATTTATATTTCAAATATATTACACGAATAATAAAAAACATTGCAAGACAATTAGTTTTGTAACAATGGTGTAATGTTATTCGTTTTGTAGGATTATATTTCATATATCATGACTTTTAGAAAATAAATCCGACAATCGTTGCATTTATTTGTTCAAAGTAATTTCTCAAATATGGCATAATTCGGTCACATTTTAACGATTAAATTTATAATAAATAGTTTTGAGTAATTCAAGTCTAAGAATAAATTTATTTTGAGATTTACGAGAACAATCTTTTGTCAAAAAAATTTATTTATGATAATTTGAATTTAACCTAATTAATTAATGGAGGAATGTACATGTCTAAAAAAATCGCGGTTTTAGTTGGTAGTTTACGTAAAGGATCATTTTCAAAGCAAATTGCTAAGAACTTGATGAAAGAATTCCCTGAAGGATACGATTCAGAGATCATCGAGATTGGCAACTTGCCACTTTACAACGAGGATATTGATACAGAAGATAGCGTACCTGCTGAATACACTACTTTCAGAAATAAAATGAAGGAATTTGATGCAGTCTTGTTTGTAACTCCTGAATACAATCGTTCAGTTCCTGCAAACTTGAAGAACGCTATTGATGTTGGTTCACGTCCTTACGGCCAAAGCATCTGGGATAGAAAGCCTGCCGCTGTTGTTAGTGTATCTCCTGGTGCTATCAGTGGATTTGGTGCTAATCACCACTTACGTCAATCATTAGTATTCTTAAATATGCCAGTTGTTCAACAACCAGAAGCATATATTGGAAACGTTACTAACTTGCTTGATGATAATGGCAACGTTGACGATCGAACTCTTGGCTTCCTCAAGAGCATTGACGATGCCTTAGTTGACTTGATCAACCGTTTTGATGACTAATACACATAAATACATTTCCATACAAAAAGCGTAGCCGATGGCTACGCTTTTTTCGTCTTACTTAGTAGTAAAATACTCATTTAATTTCATTTGTTGACTGTATGGCTGGGAGGCTTCACCGATCATTTGTGAAAAACGGTCTGTCTTCATAATAACCTTTAAAATATGAATAGCTGATTTTTGAAGATCTCCAATATACAAATTATTATTGTCCTTCCAATTACCTGAAATAATCACTGTTTGTTCATCCACTATTTGGGCGACGCCAGAATAGATCATTTCAATAATTTTTTCAGGCAACTCTTTGGTCTGACTCAAATCGATTTTTACGAAGCCTTCGCCTTCTGGATCGGGTTCAAAATCATTCCATAATTCTTTAGTTGTAACGGACATAGTTGGAATATCAAATGACGTGCGTTGTTTAATAATGCCATCATCATCAAATTCTGGTGCCAAATCACCAATCCCAGCAAGCAATTTATCTTGGTTAGCTCCCGGCATGATCAGGTCATTGCCGGCCTTCATACTTCCAACTGGATCTGCTAAACTGTACCAATCTGTCATCACCAAACCTTGAAATTTCCATTCATCTCGAAGAATGTTAGTTAGCGAATCAAAATTTTCACCGGCAAATGTACCGTTGATTTTATTGTAAGAACTCATGACTGCCATGGGTTGAGAACACTTAATAGCAATTTCAAAATTCTTTAGATAAATTTCGCGTAACGCCTGTTCTCCGATAATACTGTCGCCAGTATTTCGTTTGGTTTCTTGATTGTTGCCTAAGAAATGTTTGATAGTTGCACCAATTCCAGGATTCTCTTGGACACCTTGGACTTCTGCAGCAGCAATTGAACCAGACAAGACGGGATCTTCAGCAAAATATTCGAAGTTTCTGCCACCTAATGGATTACGATGAATATTCATCCCTGGTGCAAGCCACATTGTAACGCCAAATTCTTTCATTTCAACGCCAATAGCTTGACCAACTTGTTTGATCAGATCAAGATTCCAAGTTTGTGCAAGCATTGTTCCGATCGGCCAAGCCGTTGCATACTGATGATGTTTAATATGGTTATTGTCGACATATTCTTTAGTCAGGCGTAAGCCGGCTGGACCATCAGCATTAACTGTAGCAGGAATTCCGAATTCAAGATTATCAACAGTTTGTCCTGCAGCACCAGGAACTATATCGGCTCCATTTCCTACTACGCTTCCTGATTGATCAGGTTGCACGGTTCCTTCAACTAAATCGATCAATTGTCGATCCGACATAGAAGCCACTAATTGTTCCAAGGTAGTTTTGTGATCGTAGACATCGATCAACTTATGACTTGAAGCAGGTACCACTCGCTGAATATGTTCAATCGAACCTTGTCCAGGTAACATTCGTTCGTCACTAATATATGTAGTTACTGAATTTTTCGAATGATATTGAACTGGTTTTGACTCAGCAAAATTGACTGCTTTTAATAGGAAGAAAGGCACATTATCAGTCCGTTTTGATCCAACATTATTGCTACGTAAAATCGTTGGATCAACTTCTGGAACTAGCTTGTGTGCTAGTTGTTGTACGACAACTTGTTCGTCCAATTTAAATTCAGCAATTACCTGTGTATTTCTGGAACTAGTTCCTAATCTAACAACGTAGACCCCAGGCACTAAGACAAAGGCAGCTAAATTTTCATCAAAACTTGCCAATCTGGTAATTGGAACTGAAATATGCAGTGATTGTTCCTGATCAGGATACAAATTATCAGTTTTAGCAAAACCTTGCAGACTTTGATATGGCGTAGGAATATCTGATTGCGGA from Companilactobacillus sp. includes these protein-coding regions:
- a CDS encoding NADPH-dependent FMN reductase; this encodes MSKKIAVLVGSLRKGSFSKQIAKNLMKEFPEGYDSEIIEIGNLPLYNEDIDTEDSVPAEYTTFRNKMKEFDAVLFVTPEYNRSVPANLKNAIDVGSRPYGQSIWDRKPAAVVSVSPGAISGFGANHHLRQSLVFLNMPVVQQPEAYIGNVTNLLDDNGNVDDRTLGFLKSIDDALVDLINRFDD
- a CDS encoding hydrolase, translating into MIKQFKLETLFFTGLMFVSLTGYTANVYADADKGDHVESTVSISDAIKGNHLNTDKDEIKLNKKVSLPGKKEFMPGIKGSEKDFKMKDVAATQPEPEVQPVQEATPQPVAQTVEQPAEQTAQVQQTAQPATTTQSVGTFKVSFYDPAVLGSNMGYDGIAANLSVLPRGTRVKITTAQGDVWYRTVNDTGTFAYSNPQQIDVAMPNSAVPSYGITSATVEIIG
- a CDS encoding glycoside hydrolase family 3 protein is translated as MESKMSQREVKNAKLSQQVAEEGMVLLQNKNQVLPIKNKTIALYGSGAFEIYKGGTGSGDVNQRHVINIESGLEQRGFKITSKGWLNRFKRAYQKNKNDYYQKYKDDPLAVLAPAFSMDDPEISDFTPAQTGIYVISRSSGEGQDRKNEPGDYQLTENELSNIQAMSQFYQDSVVLLNVGGVIDASFVDKCPLLDSVLLVSQPGMQAGFAIADILTGNKTPMGKLTDTWAQDFNDYYSSNSFGQKNPNYQEGIYVGYRYFDSFNIEPRYEFGFGLSYTKFYLQTKKVKVNEQSIDVDFSVQNIGDQFHGAEVVQLYVSNPQSDIPTPYQSLQGFAKTDNLYPDQEQSLHISVPITRLASFDENLAAFVLVPGVYVVRLGTSSRNTQVIAEFKLDEQVVVQQLAHKLVPEVDPTILRSNNVGSKRTDNVPFFLLKAVNFAESKPVQYHSKNSVTTYISDERMLPGQGSIEHIQRVVPASSHKLIDVYDHKTTLEQLVASMSDRQLIDLVEGTVQPDQSGSVVGNGADIVPGAAGQTVDNLEFGIPATVNADGPAGLRLTKEYVDNNHIKHHQYATAWPIGTMLAQTWNLDLIKQVGQAIGVEMKEFGVTMWLAPGMNIHRNPLGGRNFEYFAEDPVLSGSIAAAEVQGVQENPGIGATIKHFLGNNQETKRNTGDSIIGEQALREIYLKNFEIAIKCSQPMAVMSSYNKINGTFAGENFDSLTNILRDEWKFQGLVMTDWYSLADPVGSMKAGNDLIMPGANQDKLLAGIGDLAPEFDDDGIIKQRTSFDIPTMSVTTKELWNDFEPDPEGEGFVKIDLSQTKELPEKIIEMIYSGVAQIVDEQTVIISGNWKDNNNLYIGDLQKSAIHILKVIMKTDRFSQMIGEASQPYSQQMKLNEYFTTK